In the genome of Natronolimnobius sp. AArcel1, the window GTCGGGCGTCGGTCCGCTGTACCGACCTCGGTCGACGAAATCGGTATCGATGCACTTTCGTTTTACTCCGCAGCGAGCCAGATCGCAGCTGACGGGGAAAGTGAACTCGCAGACGATGAGACCGCCGTCGTCTGGGCGGAGCCAACAGCCTATAACTTCGAGTCGACGGACGACGGGCCGGAAACGGTCGTCTACGACGACAATCCCATTCCGTTGGTCTCTGAGGACGGCCCCGTCGTCGGTCTCGGAACAGTCGACTTCGTCAGCGACGATCAGGGCGGGTTCGACGTCGACAACGAGGCGTTCCTGGTCAACCTCTTCGACGCCAAAATCGGCGGCGAGGGAACGGTTCTCTGGGACGAGGGCCACGACCAGTTCCACGAACTGGGGCTTGAGTACTACCACTCCTTCGATCAGTACGCCGCGGACGCGGGCTACGATCTGACGGCGACGACGAACATTCTTGGCGGGACGGAACTGTTGTTTCCCTCAACGGCGAGTCAAGTTGCGGCGGGTGGCGGCCCACTTACGGATCCCTCACATGTCGTTGTCTGGGCTGAATCGACCGCACAGAACGTCGACGACGCGGGGGATGAAGCGTCGTATATCTACGGTGACGGCGAAGACATTCCGCTCGTCTCCCGCGACGGCACCGTCGTCGGTATCGGGACGCCGGAACTGCTCGAGGATGGCGACTTCACAGACGCCAACGAACAGTTCGTGCTCAACGTGTTGGCCGACACTATCGGTGACGCCGGGACAATACTGTGGGACGACGCCCACGAGACTTACTACGACCCCTCGACGTTCGGCGAGTTCGAAGCCGCTGTCGAGAGCGAGGGGTACGAGTTCGAGGCAAGTGAGGATCTACTTGGCGGCGACACTGCCGGTATTTCGGAACTCGAGTTCTTCTCGACGGCGAGTCTGCTCGACGCGGACGGCGACCTGCTGACGGACGAATCGCTGGTCGCAGTCTGGGCGGAGTCCACCGCGGAGAACGTCGACGAGTACGGCGATGGCCACGTTAGCTACGATGGCGTCGACGCCGATATCCCGCTCGTCGCGGTCGACGACGGCGTCGTCGGCGTCGGCACGGATCTTGCGACCGACGAGAGCGATGTCGACGCAACGCGTGAGTTCCTGGTCAACGCTTGGGAGGACCGTATCGGCAGTACTGGAACCGTCCGCTACGACGAAAGCCATGGACAGGCACTCACGTTGGACGACTACTCTGACCTTGCGGCCACCGCAGCGGACCGTGGGTTCGACGTGGCGGCCACCGACGACCTCGCAGCGAATCTCGACGATGCTGACCTCGTGATGATTACGACGCCACAGGAATCCTTTACCGAGGACACTCTCAATGCGCTCACGGCGTTCGTCGCCGATGGTGGCGTCGTCTTCGCCCACGATGAGGCGGACTACGGTGGGCATTCAACCGACGCTCTCAACGATCTCATCGGGGCGCTCGAGGCCGGCTTCCGGTTCAACTCGGATCAGGTAATCGACGAAGAGAACAGCGGTTGGGCCCCGTTCGTGGTCCGGACGACGAACTTCAACGAGGCGTTCGACTTCTTCAGCGAGGGTGGTGACGATGAGTCCGCTGTCGACGCTGCCGACGCGGTTATCATTCCGTCGCCCGCCGACGCATACACCGACACAGAGTTCGAGGCGCTCGCAGATCACGTCGCCGGCGGCGGCGCGGTGTTCCTCCTCGACGAGTCGGAGTTCACTAACGAGGAGACGTCGAACCTCAACGCCATCGCTGGGGAACTCGACCTCGCGTTCCGGTTTAACGCTGATCAAGTCGAAGACGAGACACACAACGACGGCGTCGAGTTCGTTCCAACAACGTCGAACTTCAACGAGGGATTCGACGTCTTCCATGGACTGGATGGGGCCGGCCTCGAGGACGCCGAGGGCCTGGTCATCACGTCGCCGACTGCAGCGTTCACGGACACAGAACTCGAGGCACTCGAGAACTTCGTGGCTGACGGTGGAGCCGTGTTCCTGTTCGACGAGTCCGACTTCGGCGGCCAAGGCAACACCAACTTCGGCTTCGACGAGACGGAAAATCTCAACGCCATCGCGGACGCACTCGATCTTTCCTTCCGGTTCAACTCGGATCAGGTGAACGACGGCGACGGGGAGTTTGATATCACGACGACGAACTTCAACACCGCCTTCGATTACTTTGCGGAGCGCGAGAACTCCATTGGCATCGATTTC includes:
- a CDS encoding thermonuclease family protein gives rise to the protein MGIDPKERQSVFGRRGFMALTGTALGTTFMGVGRRSAVPTSVDEIGIDALSFYSAASQIAADGESELADDETAVVWAEPTAYNFESTDDGPETVVYDDNPIPLVSEDGPVVGLGTVDFVSDDQGGFDVDNEAFLVNLFDAKIGGEGTVLWDEGHDQFHELGLEYYHSFDQYAADAGYDLTATTNILGGTELLFPSTASQVAAGGGPLTDPSHVVVWAESTAQNVDDAGDEASYIYGDGEDIPLVSRDGTVVGIGTPELLEDGDFTDANEQFVLNVLADTIGDAGTILWDDAHETYYDPSTFGEFEAAVESEGYEFEASEDLLGGDTAGISELEFFSTASLLDADGDLLTDESLVAVWAESTAENVDEYGDGHVSYDGVDADIPLVAVDDGVVGVGTDLATDESDVDATREFLVNAWEDRIGSTGTVRYDESHGQALTLDDYSDLAATAADRGFDVAATDDLAANLDDADLVMITTPQESFTEDTLNALTAFVADGGVVFAHDEADYGGHSTDALNDLIGALEAGFRFNSDQVIDEENSGWAPFVVRTTNFNEAFDFFSEGGDDESAVDAADAVIIPSPADAYTDTEFEALADHVAGGGAVFLLDESEFTNEETSNLNAIAGELDLAFRFNADQVEDETHNDGVEFVPTTSNFNEGFDVFHGLDGAGLEDAEGLVITSPTAAFTDTELEALENFVADGGAVFLFDESDFGGQGNTNFGFDETENLNAIADALDLSFRFNSDQVNDGDGEFDITTTNFNTAFDYFAERENSIGIDFNSDEEYYGRVVRVFDGDTFEVEFDSEYDYRDVVRHLGFDTAETGDAENEIHEWFGIEDLEHLDEWGTKATEFALDRMTPEGTGAGDTDVEGRRIKLTFDDVEPIRGNYGRLLGYMHYDPDDFDADPETGAYSVDYNLEMVEEGYARVYSSGFSRHDEFAAVEEDALADGRGVWSASDFDTVPEHRNDPVEDVFVPHASSVTTDSGPLADERVPVVAGPTAEQEPLGDDENEFDTYDDDAPLIGIDRDNRVAMVGGLLFNEAYEDLEGFPADTSEYGNFPLLTNLARYLSTNDGDFLIEGGHAQFDVSGSLSLERTQYYLRYLEGVGLRLRQFNDVVNTLPEEDDPTVVFLTAPGRAYTDAELETLREYRDAGGAVILIGSTDANSAHRGNLDAVAAGLGSDLRLNDDRVVDAEANLADDPAIPVTSGFDSSFPLFSPVGDGQFDHLEPEQRAYLELVADESGTVSREAVDGAIGDWSAGRIERETLDATIQAWSQDLQVIAP